The nucleotide window GGCAGTAACTATGGTAATGATGGGGCTAACCGTGGCTATCCTGGTCGGAAATCCGTTAGCTACCTGGTTAGGTCAACTTATCGACTGGCGCACCGTATACCACACGGTAGCTGCTTTAGGGTTACTGGCTTTTGTTATGATTTTCATTGTGGTCCCCAAGCATCCGAATGAAAAGAAAACTTCAGCCCGTGGCGAAATGCAGGCATTACAAAACCCTCAGGTCTGGCTGACATTGGCCATAGGAGCCATTGGTTTCGGCGGAATGTTTGCGGTATTAAGCTACATAGCTCCAACACTAATAAATGCCACCGGATTAGATTCTCACTGGATACCCGTTGCTTTATTTATCTACGGACTGGGTTCGTTGGCCGGTAGTTTGGTCGGCGGCTGGGCCGCCGACAGAAACTTGAAATTAACCATTGGCGGTTCCCTGTTCTGGTCGGCAATTGTACTGGCCATTTTTCCCTTAACACTTCAAAGTCTCTGGACCGTGATGCCTATGGTGTTATTACTCGGTAGCTCTGCCGCGCTAGTTCCGGCTCTGCAGGTACGTTTAATGGATGTTGCAGGAGAAGCCCAGACTTTAGCTGCATCGTTAAACCATTCCGCTTTTAATGCGGCAAATGCTTTAGGTGCCTGGCTGGGGGGGCTTGCTATTATTTCACCGCTTGGCTGGCAAGGAACCGGTTGGGTTGGGTGCGCGCTGTCGCTGGCCGGCCTGCTATTATTTTGGATCACTAAAAAACACAGCCGCAGAACACCCAACATTGTTAGTCTTTAGGCTTACCTTCTGCATCTAACTCATTAAGCTCCTCATCCGGTTTCGCGTAAGACAAACGCGCAGCCCGCTGAGTGCTATGATACCCATCAAGCCCCGAAATAGTCATTGCTCCAAGCGATTCTATATCGATAAAACCATCGTTTTTCACCGCCTCTTCTTTCACTTCAACCCAGCGAACTTCCCCAACAATTAGCGCCGTGTCATTATGTTGTATCGGAATAATTTCAACCTGCTGCATACCAATTCTGAGCGAACTCTCTGCTACATAAGGAGCATGAAAACCATCGACAAATTCGGGCGTCAAACCACAGGCTTCGAACTCTGAAGTTTCTCTGGGGTACCGCGCCGAGGTCTGATGCGCTTGACGAAAAAAACTTTCGTTAACTTGGTTAATAGTATAAACACCACTCTCTTCAATGTTTTCCCAGGTATGCCGGGTAACCGACTGCGGACGCATAACAAAACCCAACAGAGGCGGGTTACTACCCAGGTGAACAACAGAACTTATCATGGCTAAATTATTTTGCTGATGCCGGTCTCGGGTGCCAATAACATTGGCACTTTTAAACCCCGATAAACAATTTACAAAACGCGCACGGTCGCGGTCATTCATTTTTGCTAAATCTTGCTGTTTGTAGGTTTTCATTAAAGCTCCAGTTTATTTTTGTCGGCTACCTATACGTTTTATTTTGCATATACGATCGTTTACAAATAACTTATTGCGAACTATTATCATTTGCGTTAGCTTGTTTAATCAAAGCCAGAATAAAGGATGCATAATGACGAACGCCTATCAAGAGTACTTTAACTCTCAGGAAAAGCTAAAAATAGCGAGTTCACTGCTCAACCAAAAAGATTATTGCGCTGCAACGACATTCCTTAGCCAGGCACGCGAATCCGCAAAACAGGCCTTCAATGAACCTGTACTGTCGGGTAATGCCATTCAAAGCTTCACAACCTGTTCTATTTTGTTAATTGCGACCCATATTCGCCGCCAGCAAAAGCTACAGGCATATGAGTTTCAACAAGAGAGTGGTGAGCAACTGACGTCATGGCTTAGTCAGGCTGCAACTCAGCCACTGCAAGAGCTTTGTCGGTACTGCTATCAACTCTTAATTACTGGTTGTCAGCATTCTCGCTGCCTGGGGCACTGTATGCAACAATTAGAGGAATCCGGTTATGCGCATGAACAAACCTGAACGCTTGCAACTCTCAATGAGTAAAGAGCAGCTTAAAAAGCTGCTGCTTGAGCAAAAGTTAGTAGCCAGTGACATTCGTTGTAGTGATTACTGCAGTCAGTGCGAGCTTAAACAGTTAATACTTGAATGTGCCAGAATAAACTGTTCTGGCTCTTTGCAGAACTTCGACGGTTAGAAGTCTTTTTTTCGAAGCGCTTTTTTCTGTCCCTGCTGCTTTTTAGTGGTTAATCGTCTTTCTTTAGCCGAGCGGCTGGGTTTCGTCGGAATACGTTTTTTCTGAATCTGCGATACGCTGCGAATTAAATCAATCAGTTGCTCAAGCGCCAATTCTCGATTACGTGCCTGACTGCGAGTTTCCTGAGACTTTATAATCACTTTCCCGCTTTGAGTAATGCGATGATCAGATTTTTTCAGTAATCGATATTTATAAAAGTCGGGAAGCGAAGAGGCCTGGATATCAAAAATAAGTTGAGCCGCAGTTGCTACTTTATTGACGTTCTGCCCACCCGCTCCACTGGAACGGATAAATTGCCATTCAATTTCGCTATCTGCTAACTCGACTCGTTGGGAAATCTGAATCATCTTTCTCTTTATAACCGACAGAATTAAACAATGTTACCCACATCACTCAGCAGGCTGGATAAAGTTATCTATACCTTCTTCTTTCAGGGCATCGAGGGCTTCAGCAAGCGCATCATCTTCGTTCTCAAACGCGTCTTCCCAAAGTGTTGAATTATTATTCTCATCAACAATTTCCAGAATCCAGCCACTGTCTTCGGTACGATAAATATCGATTTCTACATTTTTACCGTCATTACTGTACTGTTGGGTATGTTTGCTTTGAGTTACTTGCTGTTCTTCATTCATAATAAAGTCTCTGTATACGTCCGTATGGTGGTAACAGTCTAACACTGTTCGGCTCATCCTGAGGGATTTTTATAGAGCTTTCAGCACATCCCGCAGAGTCATACGAATGTTAAAAATTATGCTATATTACTGCGCATTATTTTCTAGATCAGGACAACCCTATGGCAGCCTTTGGCACCGTATTCATGCCACAAATGACAATGGCAACTTTCGAAAATTCAGGTTGGAGTAAGCCTGAATTAGTCTCTTCTGACGCAATACAGTTACACCCCGGAGCCCATGTTCTGCATTACGCCAGCACGTGTTTTGAGGGGTTAAAGGCGTTTCGACATGACAATGGCTCTATCAATCTGTTTCGTATGGATAGCAACATTAAGCGCATGCAACAAAGCAGCCGTCTGCTTTCATTACCGGCATTTGATGTCAGCTTGCTGCAAAAAATGATTATAGATGTTGTGAAGCACTTTAGTGACGAGGTTCCAAAACCACCGGGGTCAATGTACATACGCCCTACTCACATTGGCACTGAAGCGGCAATAGGCAAGGCCGCTTCGCCAACCAGCTCCTCAATGCTTTATGTATTGTTATCGCCTGTCGGCGATTATTTTTCGGGCGACGATAAAACCCTACGCTTGTTGCTCGAAGAAGACGGTTCGCGTTGCGCAGCTCACATGGGTATGGTTAAAAGTGGCGGCAATTACGCCAGTGCGTTACAGCCCATTCTTCAGGCGCGGGAATCCGTGAATGCAGATCAAGTGTTGTTCTGCCCTAATGGCGATGTACAGGAAACTGGTGCCGCCAACTTCTTGCTTATTGACGGCAATGAAATAATCACCAAAGCATTGGACACTAGCTTTCTGCATGGCGTAACCCGAGACTCTATTCTTACCATTGCGCGCGATATGGGAATGACGGTGTCTGAACGCGAACTTAGCGTAGATGAATTGCTGGAACGTGCCTCAAAACCCGATAGCGAAGCGGCATTATCCGGCACCGCAGCGGTACTTGCCCCAGTTGGTACATTAATTCATAACGGAAAAGAGTTCCCCGTCGGTAACGGCAACTCAGGTGCTACCACCCTGAAATTACGTAAAGCACTGAACGATATTCAGTGGGGCAAAGCGGAAGATAAACACGGCTGGCTAACTAAAATCTAACCTTTAGGCGGCAATACCACCCATTCAGGGTCTTCAAATTCGCCTAAAGGTGTTATTTCACAGAATGGGGCAGCACTGCGAATAATATTAGCCACCTCGGAGTTATGTTGCCCTTCCATAGCGTCGCGTTTTTCTTTGCTATCCCACGACGCTATGGCTATTAACGTTTTGTCATCACCGACTTTGCGGTGCAGCTCCGTACCTCGGGCTCCTGGCGCTTGCTGAATAATTTTACTGGCTTTTACCCAGGCTTCTGCGTATTCCTCTGCCGTATGGCCTTCTTTAATACGAACTTGGAAAATATACTTCATAGACCCTCTTCTGGCACTATTTCCGTTTGTTCTCTGACTTAACCATTTTTAAGTAAAAGAAAATAGCGTAAAAAACACACATACCAATAACAATAGCTAAGCCTGTAAAAGAAAAAAAGATGACCGGATCTTTAAAAAATTCTTGCCATAAACTCATAGTTATTCCCCTGTTTGAATTCTTGCTGACAGTTTATTCAAACTTGACAGTGACGTTATTGATCCCAATCAACAACAGGAATAACACTGATTTTTTTAAGGGCTTTTTAGTTTGTTACTATTAAGTGCCAGAAAATGTTCATCTTTACAGTTAGTAAAGGTGTATAAAAACTTGCATCAATCCAAATTTTTGTCTTTCCTTAATAGGGAAATTCACTAAAAACCGAGGGTATTATGAGTAACAATCAAACGAAAGCAGAAGACGCAGTAAACAAGTCGGCAAATAAAGCTCACGAAACCATCGATAAAGTAGCAGATGCAGCAAAAGACGCTTCGGACAACTTAGGTGAAAAAGGGCAGGATATTAAAGCCACTCAGGAAAAATGGCTCTCAAGTGCAACTGACTACGTTAAGGAAAACCCAATTAAATCTCTGGGCATCGCCGCTGCAAGCGGTTACTTATTAAGTAGGTTATTCAGTGGCCGTTCATAAGCAAGCTGATGCGAACGAGACGGAGAGTCTGCTAAAACAAGTTCAGGCTCTGGAAAGCGAAGTTCGTGGTGTGGTTAAAGCTCAGCTCCAGCTTGCGGGTATGGAAACCCGCAGAGCTGGGGAAAGCTTTGTACGTATGGTCGCCTTTGCGGTGCTGGCAGCATGCTTAGTTTTCACAGCCTGGGCTGCTTTAGTTACAGCTGCTGTAATAGCGGTCGTAAACAGTAGTGTAGTGTCTTTGACAACTGCACTAGTTGTTGTTGCCGCCGCTCATCTGGTAGCGACTTTTTATATTATTAGACATATAAAACGCAGAAGTCGCGATCTGCTTTTTTCAGAAACCAGTAGCAGTCTCTAGGTGGAGGGCTTATGGCATCAAGCCTTGATTATCAAATAGCGCAAACGAAAAAAGAACTTCAGCTTCGGAAATTAGCTGTTAAGGTTCGTTCACAGGACGTTATTTCAACAACTCATGACAAATTGGCCTCTCCCACGGCGCTTTGTGTTGCCGTTGGTGCAGGCTTTTTAATCGGAGAAATGTCGGATAGACCGAAAGAGCAGACAGAGTCTTCCGGCGAGAAAAAATCTGCCACAAATACGGTTATTAAAGTATTGAGACTTATCGCTGGCGTACAAAGTGCCAGCAGTTTTGCAAAACATCTGTAAAGATGACCGTAAAGTCTCACAGTTACAGATATAGTGGGTGTGGTAATGATTTTTTAATAACAGGAGGTTACCCATGAAAAACTTTAAAATGGCACTACCAGCAAGTTTAATCGCAATTTCAATGCTGACTCTTTCGGGCTGCAGTGACGCTGAAACCGAAAAAGCGGAATCAAAAGCTGAAAAGGCGATGCAAGAGACTGAAGACAAAGCTCAGGAAGCCAAAAGCTACACTGAGGAAAAAGCTGAAGATGCCGGTGAATATGTTGATGATGCGGTCATCACCACTAAAGTCAAAGCTGTTATCTTCGAAGACGATAACCTGAACAGCATGGATATCAATGTTGAAACGAACAACGGAATTGTTCAATTGTCAGGTTTCGTTGAAAACGATGCCGATATCGATACCGCAGAAAACTTGGCGGCTACAGTGAAAGGTGTTAAAGACATCGAAAACGATATTCAGGTTCGCGAAGAAGATTGATATTTTTCAATATTCCCTGATAAAAAGCGGCTTTTCAGCCGCTTTTTTTATGCTCTTAAAACTAGAACGCAAAGTAGATTACGAGACTGTAAAAGATTTTGTGTAAATGGCTGACTGCACTGTTAAATCCGGTCCTGGTACATAATCTCGAATTGCGCCATGGCCGGTTTCCAGTTGCGTATGGGCATCGTCCACTTTTTCGATGCCTGATGCAAGGCTAAGTACAATACCTTCATGATAGCCTCATCATTTGGGAACGACCGGCGAGTCTTGGTAATTTTACGCAATGACGCGTTCAGCGATTCGATGGCGTTAGTGGTGTAGATAGCCTTACGTATCTCCGCCGGGTATTCGAAGAATACGCTTAAGCGTTCCCAGTTTGCCCGCCATGAGCGGCTTATGGTCGGATGCTCTTCATCCCACTTTTCAGCGAACTCTTCCAGCGCCTGCTCTGCTGCAGCGCGGGTGGCAGCGCCATAAATTAGCTTTAAGTCAGCTGCGATAGTCTTGCGTTGCTTCCAGTTCACGTAACGCAACGAGTGGCGAATTTGATGCACGATGCACAGTTGCACCTGAGTTTTCGGGTAAACCGCTTCAATGGCTTCAGGGAAGCCTTTAAGGCCATCGCAACAAGCGATAAAGATATCATCGACGCCGCGATTTTTAAGCTCGTTCATCACAGATAACCAGAATTTAGCGCCTTCGGTTTGCGCCATCCACAGGCCAAGGAGCTCTTTTTCACCGTCGGTGTTAATGCCAAGCGCCAGGTAGACTGACTTATTTTGAACAACGCCAGAGTCACGGCTGCGAACCACCAGGCAATCGAGGTATACGACCGGGTAAAGCTTTGCCAGTGGTCGATGTTGCCAGGCCTTTACTTCCTCCATCACCTCGTTTGTAACCTGAGATATGAATGTGGGGGATACTTCAACACCGTAGGCTTCTTCGAGGTAAGCCTGGATATCCCGAGTAGTCATGCCTCTGGCATAGAGCGCGACGATGCGCTCATCGAATCCGTTAAGCTGGCGTTCGCCCTTGCGGACTAATTTAGGCTCAAAGCTACCGTTGCGATCACGGGGAATATCCAGCTCGACGTCACCGTTAGTGCTACGAACAGCCTTCTTGGTTTTACCGTTGCGGGAGTTACCGCTGTTATTGCCGGCCGCATCATTTGGGGCGTAGCCTAAATGGGCTTGCATCTCGGCTTCTAAAGCGCGTTCAGCGACTTTCTTGGTAAGCTGCTTGAGCAGCCCAGCTTCACCTAAAATGTCTTCTGGCGAGTCACAGCCATCAAGCAGCTGATCGATGAGTTTGTCTGATATTGGCATTCTGATATCCTTCTGCGATATTGGTAAGAATGCCATTTACACAGATATTTTTACACTCTCTAGATTACTGATAACTTTACGGCAGAACAAAAATAAGAATCCTAACTATGTCCGAAAATGCATTTAGCAATAACGTCGTAACACCTGAAAACCTTCCGCAAGTCAATTCTCAGTCCTTTACACCACTAAGTAACACCTATATTAAGGTCAATTTAATGTGTCGCTTAGTTTTTTGGTTGATGGTGGTGAGTGCCTTATTAATTCTTTATTGGCAACCTTGGGTTGACCTTCCCACGCTGCTCGAGCTTTATTTGCCTCAGATACAGTTAGCAGCCGGAGGGCTTGGCTTATTAAGTTCGGCTTATGGCATCTTAGCTGACAAAAACAAAGGTTATGCAATACGTGAGCACGACTTTAGCTATCGCAGTGGTGTTATATTCCAGTCAGTAGTCAGTCAGCCCATTTTACGTATTCAGCATGTTGAATTAAAACATGGCCCCATTGACCGCCACTTTGGATTGGCCAGTTTGGAGATTTTTAGCGCCGGCGGTGCCATGCACACTTTCGCAATACCGGGATTACCAGAAGAAAAAGCTCGCGAAATCCGTTCCTACGTACTAACCCATAGCGATGTCGCAGCAAATGACTAGTTCCCAGAACCAATGGCTGAAGCTATCACCCGTGGCGATTATTTATTTCGCTGTTCAGTTCATCAAAACCATTGGTAACAATTTATTTTATTTACTGCCGGCGATTTTTGTTGGCTACAACCAGTTTTCTGAAAATGCCATAATATTAGTATCGGGACTTGGCGCTCTGTTAGTCCTTGTTGGCATCTCCGCTTTGCTCAAATTTTATTTCTATCAATACCGGTTGAGTGAAGGTCGAGTTCAGATCCATTCCGGCGTGTTTCAGAAAACGCATATCGACCTTCCCTTCGAGCGCATACAGAATGTCCGTTTTGAACAGCCTATTTTTTACCGCCCGGCAAATCATGTCTGTATGCTTCTGGACACCGCTGGTTCCAATAAACTCGAAGCAAAAATTATTGCTTTACCCAAAAACATAGCTGAATCTCTAAAGCAAAAAATACTTGCTTATAAAACCGAGGGCACCCAGACAGAAAATGACCACGAACCTCAAACTCATCAGGAACAGCTTCTAAATTCACGCTCCTTACAAGACTTAGTTATTCATGGTCTTGCCAGCAACCGTATTTGGATTGTGCTAGGTGCTTTAGCCCCTTTCTTTAACTCACTTTCAGAACAGTTTATCGAGCGCATAGAAAGCTTTGGGGTGGATGTTGATGCGCTTATGGCCTCTTCACAATACGCATTCTGGCAGTACATACTATTTTTCTTTTCTATCGCTTTTGTAATTATTGCTCTAATAGCATTAATTTCCGTCTTAGGCTCTGTAATTACCTTCTACGACTTTAAGTTAACTCGCAGCGACGATCGTTATATTCGTCGCAATGGATTTTTTACCCGCCACGAAGTCGTTATGAAGTTGTCGCGGTTGCAAATGATTGCTTTACAGCAAAACTGGCTTGACCGTTTGCTACAAAGAGTTAACTTGAAATTCGAGCAACTCAATGCCAACTTTGAACGCCAGTCGGCCGGAACTACGGGTGGAAAAATTATTGTGCCGTCGGTTACTCTCGAAGAGGCACATAACTTGGCAACGGAAACCTGGCCCAATAATCAGTTAAGTACAATAAACTATAATCCGGTCAGCAAGCGACTCGCTATTAGAAACACGCTCATCGCCTTTTGGCTGTTTGTCCCTCTTGCCTCCGTGCTTACTTATTTTGAAAAAACAGAACTGGCAACAGCTTCAATTGCTGCTTTAGTGCTGTCTACGGCCTTTATCATTCTGGCTTGGAAACGCCGCGGCTATGCAATTGACAATAACTTTATTTATCTCAGAATGGGCCTTATTGGAGTGAGTTATCGCTG belongs to Idiomarina sp. PL1-037 and includes:
- a CDS encoding MFS transporter, which produces MQFSKIQVLLAIFAMAIGSFAIGIGEFVIMGLLPDVAADFNTDTRETGHLISLYALGVVIGAPLITILFARLPRKPMLLALILVFSLGNFASASAESYTLLQVLRFLTGLPHGAYFGIACLVAADMVRKNQRGMAVTMVMMGLTVAILVGNPLATWLGQLIDWRTVYHTVAALGLLAFVMIFIVVPKHPNEKKTSARGEMQALQNPQVWLTLAIGAIGFGGMFAVLSYIAPTLINATGLDSHWIPVALFIYGLGSLAGSLVGGWAADRNLKLTIGGSLFWSAIVLAIFPLTLQSLWTVMPMVLLLGSSAALVPALQVRLMDVAGEAQTLAASLNHSAFNAANALGAWLGGLAIISPLGWQGTGWVGCALSLAGLLLFWITKKHSRRTPNIVSL
- a CDS encoding flavin reductase family protein, whose product is MKTYKQQDLAKMNDRDRARFVNCLSGFKSANVIGTRDRHQQNNLAMISSVVHLGSNPPLLGFVMRPQSVTRHTWENIEESGVYTINQVNESFFRQAHQTSARYPRETSEFEACGLTPEFVDGFHAPYVAESSLRIGMQQVEIIPIQHNDTALIVGEVRWVEVKEEAVKNDGFIDIESLGAMTISGLDGYHSTQRAARLSYAKPDEELNELDAEGKPKD
- the arfB gene encoding alternative ribosome rescue aminoacyl-tRNA hydrolase ArfB; its protein translation is MIQISQRVELADSEIEWQFIRSSGAGGQNVNKVATAAQLIFDIQASSLPDFYKYRLLKKSDHRITQSGKVIIKSQETRSQARNRELALEQLIDLIRSVSQIQKKRIPTKPSRSAKERRLTTKKQQGQKKALRKKDF
- a CDS encoding baseplate wedge protein 53; the encoded protein is MSRTVLDCYHHTDVYRDFIMNEEQQVTQSKHTQQYSNDGKNVEIDIYRTEDSGWILEIVDENNNSTLWEDAFENEDDALAEALDALKEEGIDNFIQPAE
- a CDS encoding branched-chain amino acid aminotransferase yields the protein MAAFGTVFMPQMTMATFENSGWSKPELVSSDAIQLHPGAHVLHYASTCFEGLKAFRHDNGSINLFRMDSNIKRMQQSSRLLSLPAFDVSLLQKMIIDVVKHFSDEVPKPPGSMYIRPTHIGTEAAIGKAASPTSSSMLYVLLSPVGDYFSGDDKTLRLLLEEDGSRCAAHMGMVKSGGNYASALQPILQARESVNADQVLFCPNGDVQETGAANFLLIDGNEIITKALDTSFLHGVTRDSILTIARDMGMTVSERELSVDELLERASKPDSEAALSGTAAVLAPVGTLIHNGKEFPVGNGNSGATTLKLRKALNDIQWGKAEDKHGWLTKI
- a CDS encoding antibiotic biosynthesis monooxygenase family protein — protein: MKYIFQVRIKEGHTAEEYAEAWVKASKIIQQAPGARGTELHRKVGDDKTLIAIASWDSKEKRDAMEGQHNSEVANIIRSAAPFCEITPLGEFEDPEWVVLPPKG
- a CDS encoding DUF3149 domain-containing protein — protein: MSLWQEFFKDPVIFFSFTGLAIVIGMCVFYAIFFYLKMVKSENKRK
- a CDS encoding DUF883 family protein — protein: MSNNQTKAEDAVNKSANKAHETIDKVADAAKDASDNLGEKGQDIKATQEKWLSSATDYVKENPIKSLGIAAASGYLLSRLFSGRS
- a CDS encoding phage holin family protein, with translation MAVHKQADANETESLLKQVQALESEVRGVVKAQLQLAGMETRRAGESFVRMVAFAVLAACLVFTAWAALVTAAVIAVVNSSVVSLTTALVVVAAAHLVATFYIIRHIKRRSRDLLFSETSSSL
- a CDS encoding BON domain-containing protein, translating into MKNFKMALPASLIAISMLTLSGCSDAETEKAESKAEKAMQETEDKAQEAKSYTEEKAEDAGEYVDDAVITTKVKAVIFEDDNLNSMDINVETNNGIVQLSGFVENDADIDTAENLAATVKGVKDIENDIQVREED
- a CDS encoding IS256 family transposase yields the protein MPISDKLIDQLLDGCDSPEDILGEAGLLKQLTKKVAERALEAEMQAHLGYAPNDAAGNNSGNSRNGKTKKAVRSTNGDVELDIPRDRNGSFEPKLVRKGERQLNGFDERIVALYARGMTTRDIQAYLEEAYGVEVSPTFISQVTNEVMEEVKAWQHRPLAKLYPVVYLDCLVVRSRDSGVVQNKSVYLALGINTDGEKELLGLWMAQTEGAKFWLSVMNELKNRGVDDIFIACCDGLKGFPEAIEAVYPKTQVQLCIVHQIRHSLRYVNWKQRKTIAADLKLIYGAATRAAAEQALEEFAEKWDEEHPTISRSWRANWERLSVFFEYPAEIRKAIYTTNAIESLNASLRKITKTRRSFPNDEAIMKVLYLALHQASKKWTMPIRNWKPAMAQFEIMYQDRI
- a CDS encoding PH domain-containing protein, with the protein product MSENAFSNNVVTPENLPQVNSQSFTPLSNTYIKVNLMCRLVFWLMVVSALLILYWQPWVDLPTLLELYLPQIQLAAGGLGLLSSAYGILADKNKGYAIREHDFSYRSGVIFQSVVSQPILRIQHVELKHGPIDRHFGLASLEIFSAGGAMHTFAIPGLPEEKAREIRSYVLTHSDVAAND
- a CDS encoding PH domain-containing protein, yielding MTSSQNQWLKLSPVAIIYFAVQFIKTIGNNLFYLLPAIFVGYNQFSENAIILVSGLGALLVLVGISALLKFYFYQYRLSEGRVQIHSGVFQKTHIDLPFERIQNVRFEQPIFYRPANHVCMLLDTAGSNKLEAKIIALPKNIAESLKQKILAYKTEGTQTENDHEPQTHQEQLLNSRSLQDLVIHGLASNRIWIVLGALAPFFNSLSEQFIERIESFGVDVDALMASSQYAFWQYILFFFSIAFVIIALIALISVLGSVITFYDFKLTRSDDRYIRRNGFFTRHEVVMKLSRLQMIALQQNWLDRLLQRVNLKFEQLNANFERQSAGTTGGKIIVPSVTLEEAHNLATETWPNNQLSTINYNPVSKRLAIRNTLIAFWLFVPLASVLTYFEKTELATASIAALVLSTAFIILAWKRRGYAIDNNFIYLRMGLIGVSYRCFPIHKVQQTTFSQSWFMRRFQLCSVKFVLASGVQTLPFINARIGEELIDSCLYQVEALKKSWM